A part of Candidatus Neomarinimicrobiota bacterium genomic DNA contains:
- a CDS encoding transposase, protein RQYGRYGYRRITALHRAEGWPVNHNRVERIWRREGQKVPSRQPWRSRFWLNDGSCLRHHIRSDNGSKFTQRASDAGCKRSSMKS, encoded by the coding sequence CCGCCAGTACGGCCGATACGGATACCGACGCATAACGGCCCTGCATCGGGCTGAGGGGTGGCCGGTAAACCATAATCGTGTCGAGCGAATCTGGCGCAGGGAGGGGCAGAAGGTTCCCTCCAGACAACCCTGGAGGAGCAGATTTTGGCTCAATGATGGGTCCTGCCTACGGCACCATATCCGCAGTGACAACGGCTCAAAATTTACGCAGAGAGCATCCGACGCTGGCTGCAAAAGATCAAGTATGAAGAGCTAA
- a CDS encoding transposase, protein MTPASPWENGYVEPFNGKLRDELLNLEIFDTLYEAKVLIDRWR, encoded by the coding sequence ATCACGCCAGCCAGCCCTTGGGAGAACGGCTATGTCGAGCCTTTTAATGGGAAACTAAGGGATGAACTGCTCAACCTGGAGATCTTCGATACGCTTTATGAAGCCAAGGTCTTGATCGATAGATGGAGATGA
- a CDS encoding NTP transferase domain-containing protein, which produces MKLVIIAAGMGTRLHSTGNTLPKILLKIHDQPVLYHLLGNCVQTGISSCVIVTGTKKEKFSLTWQRLT; this is translated from the coding sequence GTGAAACTGGTCATTATCGCAGCCGGCATGGGTACACGGCTTCATTCTACAGGCAACACACTCCCGAAAATCCTTCTCAAGATTCACGACCAGCCGGTTCTATACCATCTGCTGGGAAATTGCGTGCAAACCGGTATTTCTAGTTGTGTTATCGTCACGGGTACGAAAAAGGAAAAATTCTCGCTTACCTGGCAGAGATTGACCTGA